The genomic interval CGCCGCCGAGACACAGGCTCGTCAGCTGCTGCAGCCTGGCGGAGGCGTGGGCGAGCGGGAGGTAGATGAAGGCGGACGCGCGATGGGCGTGAGCGTGCACCGGGTGGCGTTCGGCCTCCAGAACCATCCGGAGGACGGCAGCGTAGTTGCGCTGCAGGATCACGCACCCCTTCGGCCGCCCCGTCGATCCCGAGGAGAACGCGATCGTGAAGACGTCGTCCGGCAGGCCGGCCGCCCACTTGTCCGTTCCGCGGAGCCCGCCCGAGCTCCGGAGCAGGCTCCCCAGTTCGCCCTCCGCGCGGCCGATCTCGACCACGCCGGCGGGAAGCCCGCGGGCGGCGGGCGGGAGCGGCGTCCCCGCTTCGACGATGAGCATCCGAGGTTCCGCGCTGGCGAGAAGCCACTCGAGTTGCTCGGGAGTCGCCGTGGGATAGACGGGCACGAGCACGGCCCCGAGGACCGCGGCGGCGAGCTCGATCACGGTCCAGTCCGGGCGCGTGCGCACCATGAGTCCGATACGATCTCCTCGGCCGATTCCGGCATCCGCAAGTCCCTCCGCCACTCCCGCCACGAGCGCGTGCAGTTCGCCGTAGTCGCGCGCATGCCACTCGCCGTCCCGGAGGAAGCGCTGGGCCGGCGCCGACGGATGCGCGTGCAGCATCGGCCGGAGGAGCGCGGCAACCGTCTGAGGCATGTGCGATTTTTCCATTCTACGAAAAACTAATTTGCTCTAAAGAAAAACTAACCACTGCGGGGACGAGAATCAAGACCCGAGCCGGAGCTGAAACACGAACTTCACGTGCGCGAATCCCTCGTGTCTCATGCGGTGGTCTCCGCGACCGGCCCATCGACGAGGAGCTCGCGCGCCCGGTCGGCGAAGGCCTCGGGCAGCGGTGAGGCGCGACGCCGCCGGAGATCGAAGCGCACCGTCACCGCTTCGACGATCGCCGCCGGCTCCTCATCCCCGAGCGTCGTCAGCCGCTGGAGATAGTCGATCGAGCTCCGCCCGACCCGTTGCACGTCGCAGTCCACGGTGAACAACGCCCCGAGCGAGACCTCGCGCAGATACGTGATGCGCTGGGAGACGTCGGCCCAGCCGAACCCCTCCCCCGGCTTTCCGCCGATCTCCGCGAGGAAATGCTGGGCGGCGTCGTCGAAGGCGCCGACGTAGTGCCGGGTGTTGAGGTGCCCGTTCGCATCGCACAGCCACGGGTGCGCGATGCCGTGGAAGCTCACGATCGGCGTCATACGAACGCCCCCGTCCCCGTCGCGGCCCGCGTCGCGACCAGCCCGGAGATCTCGTCGGTCCCCTCGTAGGTGTAGACGGCCTCGGCGTCGCAGAAGTGCCGCATGACGCCCGTGCCGAGGACGATGCCGTTGCCTCCGCAGAGCTCGCGGGCGATGGCCACGGTCTCGCGCATCATGCGCGAGACGGCGTACTTGGCCAGCGCCGAATGCTCGTCCGCGTACTTGCCCTCCTCGTGCATCCGGGCGACGCGGGAAGCGTATCCGAGACCCGCCGTGACGTTGTCCAACATGCGCGCGACCTTGCCCTGCACGAGTTGGAACCGGGCCAGCGGGCGACCGAACTGCTCGCGTGTGGCGATGTAGCGCAGGGCGGCCTCGTAGGCCCCGGCCTGCAGGCCGGCCGCGAGCCACACGACGCTCGCCCGCATGTGCCGGAGCATCCTGGCGACGTCCGCGAACGTGTCGACCCCGTGCAGGCGCAGCGAATCGGGGACCCGTACGTCGCGCATGACGATGTCGGCGTTGTTCACGATCCTGAGCGAGGCCTTCTGCGGAATCCTCGAGATCTCAAAGCCCGCCGAGTCCCGGGGGACGAGGAACGCGCGCATCGCGCCGCTCGATTCCTCCTTCGCCACCACGCACACGTGAGTCGCATATGCGGCGCTCCCGATCCAGCGCTTCGCCCCGTTCAGCACCCACTCGTCGCCATCGCGGACTGCCGTCGATTCGAGTCCGCGGGCGACATCGCTGCCGTGCTCCGGCTCAGTGATCGCGAAGACCCCGCGGAGCCGGTACTCGACCACCTGCCGCATGAGTCCCGCCCGCTGCTCGTCCGAGGCGCCGTGGAGGATCGCACTCGTGATCATCGTCGCCTGACCGCTGAAGTACGTCGCCATCGACGCGTCGACCCGCGCGATCTCGAAGAGCCTGAAGCCCTCGAACAGCGGCCGCACGGCCTCCCCGGCGCGTCGCAGTTCCTCGGGGTCGAGGAGCCGCAGCCCGGCGATGCGCTCGATGAGGTGCTCGGGGAACAGTCCCCGCTCCCAATGGTCGTCCACGATCGGCGCGACCTCAGCATCCAGGAAGGCCCGCAATCGCAGGATCGCGGAGCGTTCCGCCGGGGTGAGCTCGGAGGCGTAGTCGTACACGTCGCACTGGGGGTACAGGCCCATCGGGGTGCTCCTTCTGAGGTGTTGTCGGGGTCGTGGGGAGGGAATGCGCGTCAGCGCGCGTACTGGACGATCGTCCTCGCGACGACGCAGGGATGATCGGCGGCGCAGTCGCGGATCTCGAGATCGGCGTGGAGACGGATTCCGCGGCGCGGGGCCTCCAGTTCCTTCGCACGGACGATGACGCCGCGGATCTCGAGTACGGCGCCGACGCGGACCGGGGCGATGAAGCGCACCCGGTCGAGGCCGTAGTTGAGGCCCTCAGCCGCATCCGCGACCCGGAGCGTGCGCGTCCAGTATCCGCCGAGCAGCGACAGCAGCAGGTACCCGTGCACGATGGTGCCGCCGAACGGCCCCGTGACCGCCCGCGCCGGATCCACATGGATCCATTGCGCATCCCCCGAGATCGCCGCGAAGCGGTCGACGTCCTCTTGTACCACGGCGAAGGGCTCCGATGGTTCGAGCGCCGCCCCGGTCATCTCGAGCAGCTCGGCCATCGTCCGACGCATCACAGCGACAGCCCGCCGTCAACATACAGGACCTGCCCGGTGATGAACGCCGCGTCGTCCCCCGCGAGGAAGGCGACGGCGGCGGCGACATCCTCGGGCGTCCCCACGCGGCGCAGGGGCGTGATCTCCGCCGTCTGCGCGCGGTACGCCTCGGGATCCGCGCCGAGGCGTACCGCGGTGGCGTCCGTCATCGCCGTGCTGATGTAGCCCGGGCCGATCGTGTTCGCCGTGATGCCGAACGGCCCGAGTTCGATCGCGAGGGTGCGGGTGAAGCCCTCGAGCCCGGCCTTCGCCGCCGAATAGTTCGCCTGGCCCCGATTCCCGCCGGCGGCGATGCTCGACAGATTGACGATGCGACCCGATCGCTGCGCGACCATGTGCTGCTGCACCGCGCGGCTCAGCAGGAACGCACCGCGGAGGTGCACCGCGATGACGGCGTCCCAGTCCTCGTCGGTCATCCGGAACAGGAGGTTGTCCCGCGTGATCCCCGCGTTGTTCACGAGGACGTCGACGGTGCCGAAAGCGGCGACGACGTCCTCGACGGTGTCGGAGACCGAACGAGCGTCCGTCACGTCGGCCGAGAATCCCGCAGCTCCCTCGATCTGCGCCGCCGCCGCAGCAGCGCGATCCGGGTCGATGTCCACGACCGCGACGCGCGCGCCGAGGGCGGAGAGCCGCCTGGCGGTCGCCTGCCCGATGCCTCCCGCCCCTCCGGAGACCACGGCCACGCGCCCGTCGAGCGCGCCGGGTGTCACGACGCGCTCCACCACGGACCCAGCCCGGCGCGCACCTCGTCGGGGGTCTGCAGCGCGCGGCCCTGCAGGGTGACGAGACGGGCGGCGACCTCGACCAGGTCGGCGTTCTGCCCGGCCTGCTCGGCGCGCGTCATCCGCAGACTGTCCTCGAGTCCGACGCGCACGTCGAGCCCCATCCCCGCGGCGAGCGAGGCGTGGCGGAACTGCATGGGGTACCCCGTCGCCGCGACCCCGACGACGCCGAGGTCGTCGCCGAGCACGCGCCTCGCCGTCGCGTGCAGGTGGAAGAGATCCTCCAGGTCGTTCCCCGCACCGCCGAGCACGCCGAGGACGAACTGCACGCGCACCGGCGCCTCGAGCACTCCGGCATCGATGAGGTAGCGCGCCATGCCGATGTGGCTGAGATCGTAGATCTCGAGTTCGGGGGTGATGCGCTGCTCCTTGAACCTGGCGGCGAAGTCGCGCAGCATGGCGAGAGTGTTCGTGAACACGACCGTCCCGCTGCGCTCGAGCACCTCCCGCTCCCAGGCGTGCTGCACGCTCGGCCATCTGGCCGGGTCGGGGTACCCCTCGTAGTTCATCGTCCCGAGATTGAAGGTCGCGAGCTCGGGCCGGGTCACCAGAGCGCCGGCGAGGCGCTCCTCGGCCGTCATGTGCGGTGACCCGCCGGTCGAGATGCTGATGACGGCGTCCACGCGCTCGCGGATCCCCTCG from Leucobacter allii carries:
- a CDS encoding MaoC/PaaZ C-terminal domain-containing protein codes for the protein MAELLEMTGAALEPSEPFAVVQEDVDRFAAISGDAQWIHVDPARAVTGPFGGTIVHGYLLLSLLGGYWTRTLRVADAAEGLNYGLDRVRFIAPVRVGAVLEIRGVIVRAKELEAPRRGIRLHADLEIRDCAADHPCVVARTIVQYAR
- a CDS encoding acyl-CoA dehydrogenase family protein; the protein is MGLYPQCDVYDYASELTPAERSAILRLRAFLDAEVAPIVDDHWERGLFPEHLIERIAGLRLLDPEELRRAGEAVRPLFEGFRLFEIARVDASMATYFSGQATMITSAILHGASDEQRAGLMRQVVEYRLRGVFAITEPEHGSDVARGLESTAVRDGDEWVLNGAKRWIGSAAYATHVCVVAKEESSGAMRAFLVPRDSAGFEISRIPQKASLRIVNNADIVMRDVRVPDSLRLHGVDTFADVARMLRHMRASVVWLAAGLQAGAYEAALRYIATREQFGRPLARFQLVQGKVARMLDNVTAGLGYASRVARMHEEGKYADEHSALAKYAVSRMMRETVAIARELCGGNGIVLGTGVMRHFCDAEAVYTYEGTDEISGLVATRAATGTGAFV
- the fabG gene encoding 3-oxoacyl-ACP reductase FabG, whose amino-acid sequence is MTPGALDGRVAVVSGGAGGIGQATARRLSALGARVAVVDIDPDRAAAAAAQIEGAAGFSADVTDARSVSDTVEDVVAAFGTVDVLVNNAGITRDNLLFRMTDEDWDAVIAVHLRGAFLLSRAVQQHMVAQRSGRIVNLSSIAAGGNRGQANYSAAKAGLEGFTRTLAIELGPFGITANTIGPGYISTAMTDATAVRLGADPEAYRAQTAEITPLRRVGTPEDVAAAVAFLAGDDAAFITGQVLYVDGGLSL
- a CDS encoding acyl-CoA thioesterase yields the protein MTPIVSFHGIAHPWLCDANGHLNTRHYVGAFDDAAQHFLAEIGGKPGEGFGWADVSQRITYLREVSLGALFTVDCDVQRVGRSSIDYLQRLTTLGDEEPAAIVEAVTVRFDLRRRRASPLPEAFADRARELLVDGPVAETTA
- a CDS encoding 3-keto-5-aminohexanoate cleavage protein, which produces MTRGKYDPVAITAAVTGGDVLPSQSSAIPCRVEDVVTQSVAAVEAGASVIHLHARDDDGRPSADQRRFIEIVEGIRERVDAVISISTGGSPHMTAEERLAGALVTRPELATFNLGTMNYEGYPDPARWPSVQHAWEREVLERSGTVVFTNTLAMLRDFAARFKEQRITPELEIYDLSHIGMARYLIDAGVLEAPVRVQFVLGVLGGAGNDLEDLFHLHATARRVLGDDLGVVGVAATGYPMQFRHASLAAGMGLDVRVGLEDSLRMTRAEQAGQNADLVEVAARLVTLQGRALQTPDEVRAGLGPWWSAS